In uncultured Methanobrevibacter sp., the DNA window TGGTGCAACCGGTTTAAACTTAAAGGATTCAAGTTTAATTTATTTTAAAGCAAAATCTGTTATTTTAGCCAGCGGAGGTGCTGGTCAATTATTCCCTGTAACATCAAACACCTCACAAAAAAACGGAGATGGTTTTGCAATTGCATACAGAGCAGGTGCCGATTTAATAGATATGGAACAGATACAGTTCCACCCGACAGGAATGGTAACACCAAAATCCAAAAGAGGAATCCTTGTAACAGAAGCGGTCAGAGCAGAGGGCGGACTTCTCATAAATAAAGACGGTGAAAGATTTATGAGCAGATATGCTCCTGAAAAAATGGAACTGGCTACCCGTGATGTTGTTGCCCGTTCAATATACAGCGAAATTATTGAAGGGCGAGGTACCGAAAACGGAGGAGTATACCTGGACATTTCCCATCTGGATGATGACTATATTGATGAAAAACTTGAAACAATGGTTTTGCAATTTGAAAATGTCGGTGTGGACATTAAACATGAGCCTATAGAAGTAGCACCTACAGCTCACCACTTTATGGGTGGTCTGAAAATAGATACCGACGGATCAACTTCAATTAAAAACCTCTTTGGAGCCGGAGAAGTCTGCGGAGGAGTTCATGGAGCTAACCGTTTAGGAGGTAATGCACTTGCTGATACACAGGTATTTGGAAAAATATCCGGTGAAAGTGCATCCAAAGCCTGTAAAAATACAGAACTTAAAACTAATGAAAAACAGGTTAAAGAGGAAGCTTCAAGAATAGAAAATCTATTTAAAGAAGGTTCAATTAAACCAAAAGAATTTAAAAATAGAATCAAAAAGCTAATGTGGGAAAAAGTTTCAATTGTTCGTGATGAAAAAACACTGAACGAAGCATTGAAGGAACTGCTTGAAATGCAAAAAGAACTGGACAACCTAAGTGTCAGTGATAAAAAGCAATACAATACTGATTTAGTTAATGCTCTTGAAGTCATTAATATGGTTGAAATCTGTATTTTATCTGTAAAATCTGCAATATTACGTAGAGAAAGTAGAGGAGCTCATTTCAGATCCGATTTCCCTGAAACAAATGATGAGTGGAAAAGA includes these proteins:
- the tfrA gene encoding fumarate reductase (CoM/CoB) subunit TfrA; this encodes MEIKTISTDVLIIGSGGAGSRAAIEVDNAGLKAIIVSKGLSFRSGCTGMAEGGYNAVFKTVDKDDSIEAHIQDTLKGGSYLNDKKLVDILVNESPKRLIDLENYGALFDRQESGEIDQRPFGGQTYRRTCYQGDRTGAELLNALKEEIIKRDIECIEEVMITSLVTLDDEVIGATGLNLKDSSLIYFKAKSVILASGGAGQLFPVTSNTSQKNGDGFAIAYRAGADLIDMEQIQFHPTGMVTPKSKRGILVTEAVRAEGGLLINKDGERFMSRYAPEKMELATRDVVARSIYSEIIEGRGTENGGVYLDISHLDDDYIDEKLETMVLQFENVGVDIKHEPIEVAPTAHHFMGGLKIDTDGSTSIKNLFGAGEVCGGVHGANRLGGNALADTQVFGKISGESASKACKNTELKTNEKQVKEEASRIENLFKEGSIKPKEFKNRIKKLMWEKVSIVRDEKTLNEALKELLEMQKELDNLSVSDKKQYNTDLVNALEVINMVEICILSVKSAILRRESRGAHFRSDFPETNDEWKRSIIVNQKEIKFEAR